In Canis lupus familiaris isolate Mischka breed German Shepherd chromosome 9, alternate assembly UU_Cfam_GSD_1.0, whole genome shotgun sequence, a single window of DNA contains:
- the LOC119875882 gene encoding lysozyme C-like isoform X2 codes for MESGPRAHFPGVGGGEAGASGRRLRGCSGQERPRPLPARSGLCLAFVESRFNISKGNENADGSFQINSHYWCNDDRSHSENICHEDCQDVLSLNLLSAISCAKKDCLWSRGYEELGSMEVALCRPATLLLDDRMFLGMRQDTGLP; via the exons ATGGAGTCAGGGCCTCGAGCGCACTTTCCGGGTGTCGGTGGCGGAGAGGCCGGAGCGTCGGGTCGGAGGCTGAGAGGCTGCAGCGGCCAGGAGcgaccccgccccctccccgctcgCTCTG GGCTATGTCTGGCTTTTGTGGAAAGCAGATTCAACATATCGAAGGGAAATGAAAACGCAGACGGCAGCTTCCAGATCAACAGCCATTACTGGTGCAATGATGACAGGAGTCACTCAGAAAACATTTGCCACGAGGACTGTCAAG atGTACTGAGCCTCAATCTTCTCTCAGCCATCAGCTGTGCAAAAAAAGATTGTCTCTGGAGCAGGGGGTATGAAGAACTG GGTAGCATGGAGGTTGCACTGTGCAGGCCGGCCACTCTCCTACTGGATGACAGGATGTTTCTCGGGATGAGACAGGACACAGGGCTGCCGTAG
- the LOC119876634 gene encoding LOW QUALITY PROTEIN: leucine-rich repeat-containing protein 37A-like (The sequence of the model RefSeq protein was modified relative to this genomic sequence to represent the inferred CDS: substituted 1 base at 1 genomic stop codon) yields MNRSRHLPTPQRRGGGFNNLRSSAPAQISAPPKQLTETLVPFLDTDSNGELPPETDQYLNDKPTLHERLLQVVPALGDENQAIVLPPPLKSKMKTGDEPEDHQSLEILAPPLDSQGLNQRKFFVSSPNLDKDLVQHRRLAKVVIGTPNQFANKELLEQLQDDYSDSGMDIIYPEENRPMDFPGGPDQPPELPEELEISSLLQETPAGPLQSTVEEPEPFVPGVEAQAKHPESPEETETPPLLQDALSQPPEILKEAGNSVSPQEAPAEPSSTPEVQQEASAQPTEAPEEVEPWTPQEAPAQPPEEKVPPQEVNVPSLSQNEAQRPKLHNVTVKPVDLALTVTVTQPPQHPKKAEPAILQEQPAQPPELSLGEVEPIPTQQEHPAQPLEHHEVKVAPPGHHQVQQLNLPNITVKPAGVQVTVTPEPTTEVGPLPVQRESVTQPSVPLNVEPFATQHEAPTLPPQSPEENEHLPFQQETPTESPESPTQEKPPTQQETPVQTPGEVKPSTTQQDTLAQDSQAPEEGESPSTQEEALAQLPGTQEEKEPSPPQQEAPAELPQIPEEGEPSSIQEESQDHHAQTPEKAKPSSTQQEAPTQYPQASEEGEPSPAQEEAPTQFPQIHVKSGFPEQHPAPAENVEPYPDQQGVPTQTGDLPEETELSPSQQWSSSLPQMPVVGVEPSPVQPEHQAQPPESSTDIVAQPPVHHEVTSSRLGPGEAQHPMLPNITAKPVDLEVFITPVPTKFEHAPGQQEASAQAPVPPEQVEFSPAQSELLFQSPETLEDEFPPGQQELIVKTPDPPKEMEPTSAQQEAPAEPSEPHKEIEPSSNEYTVSAHSPGPTEDVKPPTQPEVPAQPPVPQQVPAISPEPRQEVEPSATQQESPAQSLELADKVEPLPVSQKTPSQLLQFPEKVESSPVLQEAPSLPLEPLKEVELSPAQQVAQTQPSELPEKLESFPILQQASTQSPEPHQESEPSPAQPPEPSKEVEPQLPVHNEMTVPPQGQDQAQRSSLPSVTAKPVDLEFTVPPEPSTTLQQTLAPPEDPEVTLPHPEHVEAQSPNLSEVTVQPLDLELTITPEPITEVETSTMQETPGPPLEPPDESVMQPPMYREVTVPTPGQDQARHLLLPNVTVQPLDLELTLTPEPTTKVEHSTTVSKTTVPPKDMEVTFAHQEQVQAQHPILTEVTVQPLDLGLTITSEFTKEIELPQPMQETPIQLPEPPKEVTVAQSPVYQEETIPTPGWDQIQHPSSPSVTVQPLDLELTVSPEPTTEVEHSTALKKTIAPPKDVEVTFAHLEQVLSRRPNLTKVTVQPLDLELTITPASTTEIEPSPTMPLELPKELVAQPSIYQEAAVPTSAQDQAQHLWSPNVTTQPLALELTISPKPTTEVEQSTTLHQTTAPPKDLEVTFPPSEQVQVQHSTLNKVKVKPLDLGLTITPEPTTETKPSPTMQETPTQPPDLGLTITPEPITEAKHSATTKKTTAPSPADLEVTLAHRERVQSQQPNLTKVTVPPMDLEITVSHQPESSESVLPPTTQPSVVHFAKYFPEKAYTTFTEQPEQSVTTNVNICELCTCKDETLSCTGFSPKQRLRRVPVPEPNTDNNTFTILNFQGNAISYIEENTWKPYRWTEKLILSENYLTELHKDSFEGLLSLQYLXVN; encoded by the exons ATGAATCGCTCCAGGCACTTACCCACCCcgcagaggcggggggggggctttAATAACTTGAGGTCCTCTGCTCCAGCCCAGATATCGGCCCCGCCTAAGCAGTTGACTGAGACTTTGGTTCCATTCCTGGACACGGATTCAAATGGTGAGCTGCCCCCAGAGACAGATCAGTATCTGAATGACAAGCCAACCCTGCACGAAAGGCTCTTACAAGTGGTTCCAGCGTTGGGTGATGAGAATCAGGCCATAGTTCTGCCTCCTCCACTCAAAAGTAAGATGAAAACTGGAGATGAGCCAGAAGATCACCAGTCATTGGAAATACTTGCTCCACCTCTGGACAGTCAGGGTTTAAACCAAagaaagttttttgtttcatCCCCAAACCTGGACAAAGATCTAGTTCAGCATCGAAGGCTTGCCAAAGTTGTTATTGGAACTCCAAACCAATTTGCAAATAAAGAGCTCCTAGAACAACTGCAGGACGATTATTCAGATTCTGGTATGGATATCATATACCCTGAGGAAAACCGACCAATGGATTTCCCAGGGGGACCAGATCAACCCCCAGAGCTCCCTGAGGAGCTTGAAATTTCTTCACTCCTGCAGGAGACCCCTGCAGGACCTCTCCAGTCCACTGTAGAGGAACCTGAACCTTTTGTGCCTGGAGTGGAGGCCCAGGCCAAGCATCCAGAGTCCCCTGAAGAGACAGAAACACCTCCACTTCTTCAGGACGCTCTATCTCAGCCTCCAGAGATCCTTAAGGAAGCTGGAAATTCTGTAAGCCCACAGGAGGCCCCAGCTGAACCTTCAAGTACCCCTGAAGTCCAACAGGAAGCCTCAGCTCAACCTACAGAGGCACCTGAGGAAGTAGAACCTTGGACCCCTCAGGAGGCCCCAGCTCAGCCACCAGAGGAGAAGGTACCACCTCAGGAGGTAAATGTGCCATCTCTGAGTCAGAATGAAGCTCAGCGGCCAAAATTACACAATGTCACTGTTAAACCTGTAGATTTGGCACTTACTGTAACTGTGACTCAGCCTCCACAGCACCCCAAGAAGGCTGAGCCTGCAATCCTGCAAGAACAACCAGCTCAGCCACCAGAGCTGTCTTTGGGGGAGGTGGAACCTATTCCAACCCAGCAGGAGCACCCAGCTCAACCTCTAGAGCATCATGAGGTGAAAGTTGCACCTCCAGGTCACCATCAGGTTCAACAGTTAAACCTGCCCAATATCACTGTTAAACCTGCAGGCGTGCAGGTTACTGTAACACCAGAACCCACTACAGAGGTGGGACCTTTGCCAGTTCAACGTGAGTCTGTCACTCAGCCCTCTGTGCCCCTTAATGTGGAACCTTTTGCAACCCAGCATGAAGCCCCAACTCTGCCTCCACAGTCCCCTGAGGAGAATGAACATTTGCCATTTCAACAGGAGACTCCAACTGAGTCCCCAGAATCTCCCACACAGGAGAAACCTCCAACACAGCAGGAGACCCCTGTTCAGACCCCTGGAGAGGTTAAACCTTCCACAACCCAGCAGGACACCCTGGCTCAGGATTCACAGGCTCCTGAGGAGGGTGAATCACCTTCAACCCAGGAGGAGGCCCTGGCTCAACTTCCAGGGACTCAGGAAGAGAAGGAACCTTCTCCACCCCAGCAGGAGGCCCCTGCTGAGCTTCCACAAATCCCTGAGGAGGGTGAACCTTCCTCAATACAGGAGGAGAGCCAGGATCATCATGCACAGACTCCTGAGAAAGCTAAACCTTCTTCAACCCAGCAGGAGGCCCCAACCCAGTATCCACAGGCCTCTGAGGAGGGAGAACCATCTCCAGCTCAGGAAGAGGCTCCCACTCAATTTCCACAAATTCATGTGAAGAGTGGGTTTCCAGAACAACATCCAGCCCCTGCTGAAAATGTTGAACCTTATCCAGATCAGCAGGGAGTACCAACACAGACTGGAGATCTTCCTGAAGAAACTGAACTTTCTCCAAGCCAGCAGTGGAGCTCATCTCTGCCTCAGATGCCTGTCGTAGGTGTAGAACCTTCTCCAGTCCAGCCTGAGCACCAGGCTCAGCCTCCAGAGTCCTCTACAGATATTGTAGCTCAGCCTCCAGTACATCATGAGGTGACATCCTCCCGTCTAGGTCCTGGTGAAGCTCAGCATCCAATGTTGCCCAATATCACAGCAAAACCTGTAGATCTGGAGGTTTTCATAACTCCAGTGCCCACTAAGTTTGAACATGctccagggcagcaggaggcctCTGCTCAAGCTCCAGTTCCCCCTGAGCAGGTTGAATTTTCTCCAGCCCAGTCCGAGCTTCTTTTCCAGTCTCCAGAGACCCTTGAAGATGAATTTCCTCCAGGCCAACAAGAACTCATAGTAAAGACTCCAGACCCTCCTAAGGAGATGGAACCTACTTCAGCCCAACAGGAGGCCCCAGCTGAGCCATCAGAGCCCCATAAGGAGATTGAACCATCTTCAAATGAGTACACAGTCTCAGCTCATTCTCCAGGGCCCACTGAAGACGTCAAGCCTCCAACCCAACCAGAGGTTCCAGCTCAGCCTCCTGTTCCCCAGCAGGTCCCAGCTATATCTCCTGAGCCCCGACAGGAGGTAGAGCCTTCTGCCACACAACAGGAATCCCCAGCCCAGTCTTTAGAACTTGCTGACAAAGTGGAACCTCTTCCAGTCTCTCAAAAGACCCCTTCTCAGCTTCTACAGTTTCCTGAGAAGGTGGAATCCTCTCCAGTCCTGCAAGAAGCTCCATCTCTACCTCTAGAGCCCCTTAAGGAGGTAGAACTTTCTCCAGCCCAACAGGTGGCACAGACTCAGCCTTCAGAGCTCCCTGAGAAGCTAGAGTCATTTCCAATTCTGCAGCAGGCTTCAACTCAGTCTCCAGAGCCCCATCAAGAGTCAGAACCTTCTCCAGCTCAGCCTCCAGAGCCATCTAAGGAGGTTGAACCACAACTTCCAGTCCATAACGAGATGACAGTTCCACCTCAAGGACAAGATCAAGCTCAGCGTTCAAGCTTGCCCAGTGTCACTGCTAAACCTGTTGACTTGGAGTTTACTGTACCTCCAGAGCCTTCTACAACCCTGCAGCAGACTCTAGCTCCTCCAGAGGATCCAGAGGTGACACTTCCACATCCAGAACATGTTGAGGCTCAGAGTCCAAATTTGTCTGAAGTCACAGTTCAACCTTTAGATCTGGAGCTTACCATAACACCAGAACCCATTACAGAGGTTGAAACTTCAACCATGCAAGAGACTCCAGGTCCTCCTTTAGAGCCACCTGACGAGTCTGTAATGCAGCCTCCCATGTATCGGGAGGTGACAGTTCCAACTCCAGGTCAGGATCAAGCTCGGCATCTATTGTTACCCAATGTAACGGTTCAGCCTTTGGACTTGGAGCTTACCCTAACTCCAGAACCCACCACAAAAGTTGAACATTCTACAACCGTGAGTAAAACTACTGTTCCTCCAAAGGACATGGAAGTGACATTTGCACATCAAGAGCAGGTTCAAGCTCAGCATCCAATCTTGACTGAAGTCACAGTTCAGCCTTTGGACCTGGGGCTTACCATAACTTCAGAATTCACTAAGGAGATTGAACTTCCTCAACCTATGCAGGAGACTCCAATCCAGCTTCCAGAGCCACCTAAGGAGGTTACTGTAGCTCAATCTCCAGTATATCAGGAGGAGACCATTCCAACACCAGGTTGGGATCAAATTCAGCATCCATCATCACCCAGTGTAACAGTTCAACCTTTGGACCTGGAGCTTACTGTAAGTCCAGAACCCACTACAGAAGTTGAACATTCTACAGCCCTGAAAAAGACTATAGCTCCTCCAAAAGACGTGGAGGTGACATTTGCACATCTCGAGCAGGTTCTGTCTCGCCGTCCAAACTTGACTAAGGTCACAGTTCAACCTTTGGACCTGGAACTTACCATAACTCCAGCATCCACTACAGAGATTGAACCTTCTCCAACCATGCCTCTAGAGCTGCCTAAGGAACTTGTAGCTCAACCTTCCATATATCAAGAGGCAGCAGTTCCAACGTCAGCTCAGGATCAAGCTCAGCACCTGTGGTCACCAAATGTGACAACACAACCTTTGGCCCTAGAGCTTACCATAAGTCCAAAACCCACTACAGAGGTTGAACAGTCTACAACTCTGCATCAGACTACAGCTCCTCCAAAGGACCTTGAGGTGACATTTCCACCATCAGAGCAGGTTCAGGTTCAGCATTCAACCTTAAATAAAGTCAAAGTTAAACCTTTGGACTTGGGGCTTACCATAACTCCAGAACCTACTACAGAGACCAAACCTTCTCCAACCATGCAAGAGACCCCAACTCAGCCTCCAGA CTTGGGGCTTACCATTACTCCAGAACCTATTACAGAGGCTAAACATTCTGCAACCACGAAGAAGACTACAGCTCCTTCTCCAGCGGACCTTGAGGTGACACTTGCACATCGAGAGCGTGTTCAGAGTCAACAGCCAAACCTGACTAAAGTCACTGTTCCACCTATGGACTTGGAAATTACTGTAAGTCACCAACCAGAGTCATCTGAGTCGGTTCTCCCCCCAACGACTCAGCCCTCAGTGGTGCATTTTGCAAAATACTTCCCAGAAAAGGCATATACAACTTTCACTGAGCAGCCAGAACAGAGTGTTACCACAAATGTCAACATATGTGAGCTCTGTACCTGCAAAGATGAGACGCTATCGTGTACTGGTTTCAGCCCAAAGCAGAGGCTCCGCAGAGTGCCTGTGCCAGAGCCCAACACGGACAACAACACCTTCACCATCTT
- the LOC119876632 gene encoding GTP:AMP phosphotransferase AK3, mitochondrial-like yields MGASARLLRAVIMGAPGSGKGTVSSRITKHFALKHLSSGDLLRDNMLRGTEIGVLAKTFIDQGKLIPDGVMTRLALHELKNLTQYSWLLDGFPRTLPQAEALDGAYQIDTVINLNVPFEVIKQRLTARWIHPASGRVYNIEFNPPKAVGIDDLTGEPLIQRDDDKPETVVKRLKAYEVQTQPVLEYYRKKGVLETFSGTETNKIWPHVYAFLQTKVPQINQKASVTP; encoded by the coding sequence ATGGGGGCGTCCGCGCGGCTGCTGCGCGCCGTGATCATGGGGGCGCCGGGCTCCGGCAAGGGCACCGTGTCGTCGCGCATCACCAAGCACTTCGCGCTGAAGCACCTCTCCAGCGGGGACCTGCTCCGGGACAACATGCTTCGGGGCACAGAAATTGGTGTGTTAGCCAAGACTTTCATTGACCAAGGGAAGCTCATCCCGGATGGTGTCATGACTCGGCTGGCCCTTCATGAGCTGAAAAACCTCACCCAATATAGCTGGCTATTGGATGGTTTTCCAAGGACACTTCCACAGGCAGAAGCCCTGGACGGAGCTTATCAGATAGACACAGTGATTAATCTGAACGTGCCCTTTGAAGTCATTAAGCAGCGTCTCACCGCGCGCTGGATTCATCCGGCCAGCGGCCGAGTCTACAACATCGAATTCAACCCTCCCAAAGCCGTGGGCATTGATGACCTGACAGGGGAGCCTCTCATTCAGCGGGATGATGACAAGCCAGAGACGGTTGTCAAGAGACTCAAGGCTTATGAAGTCCAAACACAGCCGGTCCTGGAATATTACCGGAAAAAGGGAGTATTGGAAACCTTCTCTGGAACAGAAACCAACAAGATCTGGCCCCATGTGTATGCTTTCCTACAAACAAAAGTTCCACAAATAAACCAGAAAGCATCGGTTACTCCATGA